The stretch of DNA CGCTAAATAATAATAAAAGTATAAAGACTCAAGCCCTTCTCCGCAAGTGTTGGCGGTAAAAGCATAGAGCGTCCCTCTCTGTGAAGAGAGTGAGAAGTTTCCCTTATACCTGGAATGATAACCCAGGGATAAAAGCGGGACTAAAAGGAGCAACGACTGATAGTCTAAATCGGTCAACTTCTAGCAAGAATCTATGAGTAGCGCAAGCAAACTAGCCTGATGTCGTTACATCGAAACAGCCAAACAGACTGTTAGGCTGTGTCCAAAAGGACATTGTTTAAAAGATGGTTTTAGAAGATATCTCTAAAATCCAACACTATCAAAACACGGCATCTAATAAGGCAAAGTCATAAGTATCGTTAAAGTTAAACAGCCAAATAGACTTTATGGGCTGTAGCCAAAAGGCACTGGTTCGCAAAACAATAACTCCAGTTCCGTTAGGAGTTATCAACACCTGTTAGAACCCGGTATAAAGACAGACTCTAAGGATTCATACCAACGGATTATTTGGAACGGGAAAACCCCCTTACACCTCTCTAAAGAGTAGTCAATCAAGACGCAACAATCTTCCAACTAAGGAAGGGAGTAAGGGGAGTAGGATTGGTCAAAAAGCAAAAGCCTCAACCCGAAATAACGGGTATCATCTGACCAAAACAAAGGGAAGAAAGGGTAATGCCGAGGATAAGCTGACGTGACCACTGTAAATAGGATGATAGAAGATCAAGTAGGATAAAAATGGCTAAAACACATTCAATACAACAGAATAGTGTGGCATGGCAAGAGATAGACTGGCGTAAAGTCAGAAAAACTGTTGCGAAAATCCAAAAGAGAATCTATCGAGCCAGCATCAACGGCGATGTCAAGAAAGTACGCCAATTACAAAAAACACTAATCAATTCCTACCATGCCAAATTAACGGCAGTCAGACAAATAACACAGGATAACTCAGGCAAAAAGACAGCAGGGGTGGATAGAATAAAGTCCCTCACACCACACCAGCGACTAAAGCTAGCCGAAAACTTGAAGCTAACGGATAAAGCCAAACCTGTAAGGCGAGTCTACATCCCAAAAGCCAATGGTGAAAAGCGACCACTGGGAATCCCCACTATCTATGACAGAGCAACCCAGAGTCTAGTGAAAATGGCACTCGAACCAGAATGGGAATCAAAATTCGAGCCGAATAGCTACGGATTTAGACCAGGAAGAAGCGCACACGACGCAATCGAAGCCATATTTAATTCAATAAGACAAAAAAGCAAATACGTACTGGACGCTGACATAGCCAAATGTTTTGACTGCATCAACCATTCAAAACTACTCAAAAAACTAAATACGTACCCCAAGATACGCAAGCAAATAAAATCTTGGCTAAAAGCAGGAATACTGGATAATGGAGAATTAATTTTTCCAGATAAAGGTACTCCGCAAGGCGGAGCTATAAGCCCACTACTCGCAAACATAGCACTACATGGAATGGAAAAAGAAATCGAAATGTATGCGGAAAGCTTAAAAGGCAGGAAAAATTATAATAAAACCGCCCTAAAGTTAATCAGATATGCAGACGATTTCGTAATTACCCACGACAATTTAGAAGCTATAGAGCAATGCAAGAACATAATCAATGAATGGTTGAAAGACATCGGACTGGAACTAAAACCAGAAAAAACAAGAATAACCCACACCCTAAGAGAACATGAAGGTCAAAAACCAGGATTCGACTTCCTAGGTTTTCAAATAAGACAATTCCCTGTAGGAAAACACCAAACTGGTAAAACAGCACAGGGAAGACCAATTGGCTTCAAAACCATAATCAGACCTTCTCAAGAAAGTGTTAAAAAACATTATCAAAATCTTGCCAGAATAGTAGACAGTCACAAGGCAAAAAGCCAACACACGCTGATTCAAAAATTGAATCCAGTAATAATAGGATGGGCAAACTACTATAAATCAGTAAGTAGCAAAGAAACATTCTCAAAAATGGATACACTGCTATTTAAAAAATTATGGCAATGGGGATGTAGAAGACACGCAAACAAAGGGAAAACCTGGGTTAAGGACAAATACTGGCATAGGATTGGAATAAAAATCTGGAATTTTATTGGGGAAGGCAAACAATTGGCAGAACACTCCAAAACAAAAATCTCAAAACATATTAAAGTAAAAGGGGAAATAAGTCCCTACAACGGAGATGAAATATATTGGAGTATGCGGATGAGAAATCATCCCACCATGCCAAGAAGAAAGTCAAACCTACTAAAAATTCAAAAAGGAATATGTAATTGGTGCAAAGAGTACTTTCACACGGGAGAGAAGATGGAAGTAGACCACATCACACCGAGAGAAATCAAAGGTGATAACAGTTATGGAAATCTTCAACTCCTACACAAACATTGTCACGATACAAAGACCAAAGAAGATTTAAACCAGATAAGAATACATAAAATCAGAAAATCCAGAAACAACCTAGTACAAAAAGATTGGAAATGGATAGATGATATGTTGGTCTGCGTCAAGGATGGTACTCATACAGAGCCTATTTAGAGAGGAGCGGAATGAGGTGAAAGTCTCACGTTCCGTTCTGAAGACGAGTCGGCTTGGTGACAAGTCGGCTTAGTTTAACATTCATGTTGCTGGTTCGGTCGATCCAGTTAGAGATATAGAAGTTATTAATTTAGAATTATCCTTGGCCGATTTAGCTCAAGTTGACAAAAGGATTGAAAGAGTACGAAAACAAGCTAAAAATAGTAAAGAAGCTCAAGCAGAGATGGTAGTACTAGAAAAACTTAGTGCTGCCCTTAACGAAGGTAAATCGGTTAGACAAGTTGATTTAGCTGAAGAAGAAACAGAAATTATTCAATCTTTAGGATTATTGACCGCTAAACCTGTAATTTTTGCTGCTAATGTGTCCGAAGATGATTTAGCTAGTGGTAACGATTGGGTAGAACAGGTAAAAACGATCGCCTCTACAGAAAATGCTAAAGTGGTGATTGTTTCGGCACAAGTAGAATCAGAATTAATTGAATTATCAGAAGCGGAAAAACAAGATTTTCTAGAATCCTTGGGAGTAAGTGAAGGAGGCTTAAAATCCCTGATCAAAGCTACTTATGAACTTTTGGGTTTAAGAACATATTTAACCACTGGGGAAACAGAAACCCGTGCTTGGACGATTAAATCAGGCATGAAAGCACCCCAAGCAGCAGGTGTAATCCATTCAGACTTTGAACGAGGTTTTATTCGTGCTGAAACTATTTCCTATCAAGATTTAGTGCATTCAGGTTCGATGGTAACAGCTAAAGAAAAGGGATTGGTTCGTTCCGAAGGTAAAGATTATGTTGTCCAAGAAGGCGATGTCATGTTATTTCGCTTTAATGTATAAGTAGTATCGCATAGGAGTTTACTTAAATGGTTGCTCTGTTAATTACCTGGTTAGTTACCGCCGTAAGTCTTTTGATTATTTCCAAATTACGGATAGGAGTAGAAATTGACAGCTTTGGGAAAGCTTTGCTTTCTGCGGTAGTTTTTGGGATTTTAAACGCTTTAATTCGCCCTGTGCTAGCTTTTTTTGCTTTTCCTCTGACGATTATTACCTTTGGGTTATTTGCTTTAGTAATTAACGCTATCATTTTTGGTCTAGCTGCTGCTTTAGTCCCAGGATTTAGATTGCGTTGGGGTTTTTGGAGTGCATTAATTGGCTCTTTTGCTTTGGGAGTAATTAACTCAATAATTTTTAGAATACTTCCTTTTACTGCCGGTTAATACGAGTGATAATCTGACTCAAAAACTGATAATTGCTCATGATCTTCGGATTTTGAGCGATTTTTTAGATTTATTGCCATTGAGCAAAAATTTGTTGAATTTGTGCGATCGCACTATCGGCTGCTTGTTCTGGGGAAATATCTTCCAAGATGATTTTTTTGAGTGCTTGTCCCCAAATATTTTGTTCTAAAACTAAGCTATAAGCAGGATTTTGCACAGAATAAAATAGTCTGGTTGGTTGATCGATTAAAGTTTTAACTGCGGTATAAATATGGGGATCTGCCTGATTTTGCCAAAATTTGTCTTTTCTTGCTGCGGTCATAACAGGAACATAACGACCTCCAGCACTTTTGAGATAATCTGCAATTACTTCTGGTTGAATCAAATAAGTAAGAAATTCTTTGGCTATTTTTTCCTGTTTAGCTCCTGCCAAAATCACAGCTTGTCTAACTGATACAATGTGACGCATGGGTTCGCCATTGGGTTTACGAGGAAATTCAGCAATGCCCAGTTTATTAAAATAAGTTTCTGGATCTTGACGTACCGCACTAGCAATAGAAAGAGTAGGATTGGGAGTCATCAAGACTTGACGATTGAGTAAGTTACGATTGTTGTCAGGGTCTAACCATTGTAATGCTTGAGGAGGAATATATCCTTGTTGATACAGTTGTTGATACCATTGCAAACAAGTAATAATTCCTTGGCGAACTTGAGGTTGATCAATCAACAAATTTCCTTCAGAATCTAAAATTTCGACATCGTAAGCTTCTAAAATTTGCTCAAATAAATAGTAAGTATCTGAAGCTTCGACGGAAATAGGAATCCCAAGAGCATATATTTCTGATTGTGCTTGAGTTTTGATTTGCTCAGATATAGGTTGCCAAAATTGCCAAAAATTGTCCCAATCTTGAGGAATATCCTGGGCAGTTTTCCCTACTTGTTTTAACCAATCTTGCCAATAAAAAATATGAATAGTTGCTTGATGAAGCGGAACTGCATAGTAACTTTTTTGCTCTGCCTTTTGATTATATAAATAAGCAGCTTTTAAAGCAGTAGTAGAATATAGTTTTTCTATTGGTTTGATTACTTCAGAGACATCGGCTAGTTTTCCTTGCCAAGCGAGTAAAGGATATTCAGCACGACTAGAAAATAAAACATCTGGAGGATTACCAGCTTCAATAGCTCTTTTTGTTTTTTGAGTAATTTCGTCAGCAGTATAAAAGGTCAGTTCTACTTGATTACCAGTTTTTTGTTGCCAATTATTAACAAGTTTTTGCAGAATTTCGTCTTCTTCAGGAATATAACCTTTATCCCACCAAATTTGTAATGTATCAGAGCTATTAGTTGATTGATTAACTTGGGATAAATTAGAATTTGATGTATTGCTACAAGCAATAATAATACTTACAATGGCAATTAAAGGTAGATAAATGAAAATCAAACGTTTCTGCCAACGATTGAAGGGTAGCATTTCCTAAAGCTTTA from Stanieria cyanosphaera PCC 7437 encodes:
- the ltrA gene encoding group II intron reverse transcriptase/maturase; the encoded protein is MAKTHSIQQNSVAWQEIDWRKVRKTVAKIQKRIYRASINGDVKKVRQLQKTLINSYHAKLTAVRQITQDNSGKKTAGVDRIKSLTPHQRLKLAENLKLTDKAKPVRRVYIPKANGEKRPLGIPTIYDRATQSLVKMALEPEWESKFEPNSYGFRPGRSAHDAIEAIFNSIRQKSKYVLDADIAKCFDCINHSKLLKKLNTYPKIRKQIKSWLKAGILDNGELIFPDKGTPQGGAISPLLANIALHGMEKEIEMYAESLKGRKNYNKTALKLIRYADDFVITHDNLEAIEQCKNIINEWLKDIGLELKPEKTRITHTLREHEGQKPGFDFLGFQIRQFPVGKHQTGKTAQGRPIGFKTIIRPSQESVKKHYQNLARIVDSHKAKSQHTLIQKLNPVIIGWANYYKSVSSKETFSKMDTLLFKKLWQWGCRRHANKGKTWVKDKYWHRIGIKIWNFIGEGKQLAEHSKTKISKHIKVKGEISPYNGDEIYWSMRMRNHPTMPRRKSNLLKIQKGICNWCKEYFHTGEKMEVDHITPREIKGDNSYGNLQLLHKHCHDTKTKEDLNQIRIHKIRKSRNNLVQKDWKWIDDMLVCVKDGTHTEPI
- a CDS encoding phage holin family protein, encoding MVALLITWLVTAVSLLIISKLRIGVEIDSFGKALLSAVVFGILNALIRPVLAFFAFPLTIITFGLFALVINAIIFGLAAALVPGFRLRWGFWSALIGSFALGVINSIIFRILPFTAG
- a CDS encoding ABC transporter substrate-binding protein encodes the protein MLPFNRWQKRLIFIYLPLIAIVSIIIACSNTSNSNLSQVNQSTNSSDTLQIWWDKGYIPEEDEILQKLVNNWQQKTGNQVELTFYTADEITQKTKRAIEAGNPPDVLFSSRAEYPLLAWQGKLADVSEVIKPIEKLYSTTALKAAYLYNQKAEQKSYYAVPLHQATIHIFYWQDWLKQVGKTAQDIPQDWDNFWQFWQPISEQIKTQAQSEIYALGIPISVEASDTYYLFEQILEAYDVEILDSEGNLLIDQPQVRQGIITCLQWYQQLYQQGYIPPQALQWLDPDNNRNLLNRQVLMTPNPTLSIASAVRQDPETYFNKLGIAEFPRKPNGEPMRHIVSVRQAVILAGAKQEKIAKEFLTYLIQPEVIADYLKSAGGRYVPVMTAARKDKFWQNQADPHIYTAVKTLIDQPTRLFYSVQNPAYSLVLEQNIWGQALKKIILEDISPEQAADSAIAQIQQIFAQWQ